The Oryzias melastigma strain HK-1 linkage group LG15, ASM292280v2, whole genome shotgun sequence genome includes the window GCCATGCCAGCTGTAGATCTTCCCCACCAGGTCTCCGGATGAGGCGCTAGCCGAACTCCTTCGACAGGCTCCTTCCTCTCCATGATGGCGATGTTCCGGAGCTTCGTGTCGGCCGGCGCGCAGCTCCGCCAGCAGCAGCACTTCGGCGGTGGTGGCGGCGGCTCGGGCCCGCTGGGCGCCCCGGGAGACAGCATCGAGAGCCAGTTCTCCTGCCCCATCTGCCTGGAGGTCTACCACAAGCCCGTCAGCGTCGCCGGTTGCGGACACACGTAAAGTAGCCCTGTGTGCGCGAGCGTGATTGTTTGGTGAGCGCGTGCCTGTGCTTCATCTGCTGCTTCAACAAGTAGGCCCTGAGCTCACACCCGACCTcatcacaaacaaacaaacaaacattataaCCAAAGTTCGAAAAAGGAAACATAAGAGTTTGGAGAtgacatacaaataaaaacgtTTCCAACTGCGCATGCGCGCGATTATCTGAGTTCATCTCCCTGCCCTGTTAATTATTTATGATCCCGATCCCAGGAATAGATCAATTCATCTTTTAAACCCACTTCCCACCCtcttggggtcacggggttgctggagcctatcccagctgttgGGTGAATTTGGGGTCCACCTTGGACAAGTCTCCAGTCAACCACACACCTATAGGACAATTTTGAGACACAAATGAATCTATGAATCGTGTTTGTGGGCTCTAGAGTTGAGCGGTCACAGAGAGAGTGTGCCGTTTCATTCACGTGTCCACAGAATATTTGTGGACTTTTACATCCAGTGCATGCAGCCTCCGCTGTGACACAAATGTGCTGCTTGACTCTTTCAATGTCCTGCAGGTTCTGTGGGGAGTGTCTGCAGCCGTGCCTTCAGGTCAGCTCGCCCCTCTGCCCCCTCTGTCGCGTCTCCTTCGACCCCAAGAAGGTGGAGCGCTCGTCCAGCGTGGAGAAGCAGCTGTCCTCCTTCAAAGCTCCCTGCAGAGGCTGCTGCAAGAAGGTTTACAACTGATTCCTGATGTCAGGAGGCTTTTTTCCCCATCCTTTAAATCAAGACGTGCATCTGTTTTGTCCACAGGTGTCCCTCATGAAGATGAGGGCCCACATCTCCTCCTGCTCCAAGGTGCAAGAGCAGATTGCCAACTGTCCCAAGTTTGTCCCCGTGTTGCCAACGTCTCAGCCCATACCCAGGTACACCTCCCCCAGCACCACACACCGTCCACTGACATTATGCTACACATTTGACCAGGTGAGGTAAGTATTAGGGATGTAACGGTTCGATGCGatccagttttaaagtcacaatttcattttttttctctcaacacaatgaattaaaggtattttaagacCAAGTACTGTATTTCCTGGAGTAGgtgtcgcaagagcaaaaaatgtcaaatcaagacaaagaaaaccatatataaatCGCACTTTTGGGGGA containing:
- the LOC112161531 gene encoding E3 ubiquitin-protein ligase RNF166 encodes the protein MMAMFRSFVSAGAQLRQQQHFGGGGGGSGPLGAPGDSIESQFSCPICLEVYHKPVSVAGCGHTFCGECLQPCLQVSSPLCPLCRVSFDPKKVERSSSVEKQLSSFKAPCRGCCKKVSLMKMRAHISSCSKVQEQIANCPKFVPVLPTSQPIPSNIPNRSTFVCPFCGARNLDQQELVKHCMENHRNDPSKVVCPVCSAMPWGDPSYKSSNFLQHLLHRHKFSYDTFVDYSIDEEAALQAALALSLAEN